A section of the Bacillus pumilus genome encodes:
- the rfbB gene encoding dTDP-glucose 4,6-dehydratase, with the protein MTKSYLITGGAGFIGLNFVKLLLQETDVRLTVFDKLTYASHPEEMDELLKLSHFRFIQGDITLQHELDQAFDEVYDAIIHFAAESHVDRSIESAEPFIQTNVLGTYRMLEAVLKGKAKKLIHISTDEVYGDLELDDPAFTEQTPLSPNNPYSASKASSDLLVKSYIHTHQLPAMITRCSNNYGPYQHEEKLIPTIIRKAINGEKIPIYGDGQQIRDWLYVEDHAKAVKQVLENGTAGQVYNIGGGNEKTNLDLTKTILTQLGISHDRIAFVEDRKGHDRRYAIDASKLKRELGWTQETSFEAGIEKTINWYRTKYDQSEEG; encoded by the coding sequence GGGATTTATTGGACTGAATTTTGTGAAGCTGCTGCTTCAGGAAACAGATGTCCGGCTCACTGTTTTTGACAAGTTAACATATGCCAGTCATCCAGAGGAGATGGATGAATTATTAAAGCTGTCTCATTTTCGTTTTATTCAAGGGGATATCACCCTTCAGCATGAGCTGGATCAAGCGTTTGATGAAGTCTATGATGCTATCATTCATTTTGCAGCGGAATCCCATGTTGATCGCAGTATTGAATCGGCAGAGCCGTTTATTCAAACAAATGTGCTCGGCACTTATCGTATGCTGGAGGCAGTCTTAAAAGGAAAGGCGAAAAAGCTTATTCATATTTCAACAGACGAAGTATATGGAGATTTGGAGCTAGATGACCCAGCTTTTACAGAACAAACACCACTTTCACCGAATAATCCTTATTCTGCAAGCAAGGCAAGTTCAGACCTGCTTGTGAAATCTTATATCCACACTCACCAATTACCCGCAATGATCACAAGATGCAGCAACAACTACGGACCATATCAGCATGAAGAAAAATTAATACCGACGATTATTAGAAAAGCAATCAATGGAGAAAAGATCCCGATTTATGGGGACGGCCAGCAGATTCGCGATTGGCTGTATGTAGAGGATCATGCGAAAGCTGTAAAGCAGGTCCTTGAAAACGGAACAGCTGGGCAAGTGTACAATATCGGCGGTGGCAACGAGAAAACGAATCTTGATTTGACCAAGACCATTCTGACGCAGCTCGGGATCAGTCATGACCGTATTGCGTTTGTTGAAGACCGAAAAGGACATGACAGACGGTATGCGATTGACGCCAGTAAGCTAAAACGGGAGCTTGGCTGGACGCAGGAGACGTCATTTGAAGCAGGTATTGAAAAAACGATCAATTGGTATCGTACCAAATATGATCAGAGCGAAGAAGGGTGA